The nucleotide window CTAATGGATATcttaaaattttcactttAAACATTTGTGGTACATATTAACATTCATGGAAACCTAAGGTTGCACGACCTTTTACTTCAGGTAAGCTGATAACTGCAAACATGTCTCTGCTACACAATCTTATAGCCACTTTTCAATTGATTACACCTCCCTACAATACGTGTTGACTAATGCTTAAAATTTATGTTGGTGAAACTCAAAGTCTTAGCCTTTGGCTAGctactttttctttgcttcAGTGCAGTTTGACATGAGAATATCAGTAAGATTTTTTATAGTCCTAGAATTGCAAGTCTGCATTTTTCCTTTGGTGCACTTGTTGATATTGATGTTAATGTTATGCAGTCTGAAAAAAGGTTATTTCACTACAGGTTGATAATTTGGGCACCGTCAACCTTGTAGATGCTTGCCGGAAACTTGGTGTGAAAAGGTTTATCCTTGTGAGTTCCCTTTTAGTCAATGGAGCAGCAATGGGGCAGATACTCAACCCAGCTTACATCTTTCTTAATGTTTTTGGACTGACCTTAATTGCAAAGCTTCGGGCAGAGGATTATATTAGGGAGTCTGGTATGAACTATACGATTATAAGGCCTGGTGGGTTGAGAAATGAGCCTCCAACAGGAAATCTTGTGATGGAGCCAGAGGTAATCTATACAAATTTTAGGCTGACTTTATGAATTTTCCCATTTAATCTTGTGAAGTACCAAAAACTGAGTTGTTTCGATTTAATGCTCTCTCTGATCTTTCTTTGTAGGACACTCTCTACGAAGGCACAATCTCCAGGGATCAGGTTGCAGAAGTAGCTATTGCAGCATTAGTTCGTCCCCAAGCATCTTACAAGGTTGTAGAGATAGTTGCACGTGCCGATGCCCCCAAGCGTTCATATGGGGATCTTTTTAGTTCTATCACGCAACGGTGACCTCTGAGTTTGATTCCAAAACATTATGTTGGCACAGTAGTGTCCCATTTTTCAGAAGCCTTTCTGATGATGGCAGATATCCCAGCAACATCTCCAAGAGCAATGGTCACTTTTGAAAGAAGCGAAATTCACACGCACAATGATGTAGATGGTGAAAGCCATGGCCATTCTGCAACCCTGCATATCTGATTACTAGTTCTTTATGAACTTGTACTTTAGAAGtgggttttgcttttgtttgacaAAAATGAGAATGCAGAGAGTGAGTTTTATAGGGAGGGTCTGTGGAGTTGGCTACTGAGAAGAATCTGCCAAGCTGCTacattatgttgttttatttaaccacaaacaaaatcatttGAGGCTGGTGTGGCCTTTCACATAGTTTCATAGGATCATCTGCTTGTATTTTGGCTTTATCAGCTGCTACATTATGCTGCCTCCATAAAAAACGAGGTTCCTTTAGGTTTTAAGATTAAggatttttgaatttataaaattttatattttctattaattAAGCGGGTTAAAGTTTAGTATTTATCATATAGCGGCagacaaaataaacaaaactaaaaataaaaagatgtaAAGTAGAAACACTGATGTGGAAGTTTGCAGACCCACAGTTTCACACCGCAAATGTCATGCAAAGACAGGGACCGTTTTGGTTGGAACTTGGACTTGGGCTTGGAggacaagaaagaaataagtGAGTGTTAAGACTGTAAGATAAAGCAAATGGCAGCTCCTCTGCCTCTCATTTTCAGGAACCCTCCTCTCCGTCTCTGCACTCACCATCTTCTCTACCCTCCTCTTTCCATAGCCAAAACCTCAACCAATCCTTACTCTCTAATTTCCTACTCTCCCACCAACACCAGGTCCTTTCCCATCCTTAATTCCACTCaggtatctctctctctctctctctctctctctctcctgtaCCCTTTTGTATTGGTCCTATAACTGAGTGTTGAAGAATGCCCTTAATGTTAGTATTACTATGTTGATCTCCGTTTTAGATGGAAGGGGATGAAATTACAGAGGAAATTACTGAGACAACTCAAACCAATGTAGTTGGGAAGAAGAAAGTTTTTGTAGCTGGTGCCACTGGAAATACTGGTAAAAGAATTGTTGAGCAGCTACTGGCTAAGGGGTTTGCAGTTAAAGCTGGAGTTCGAAACGTGGAGAAAGCCAAAGCTAGCCTTCCCCAAGACAACCCAGCTCTTCAAATTGTGAGTTTcttcaaaattggaaattcTGGTATTAATTCATGCTGGAAACTTAATTGGGtctcttttgttttggggAATGATTACTTTATTGGGTTTTGGATGAAATGATTTcttgtgtttgtttgtataGGTGAAAGCAGATGTGACAGAGGGTTCTGCCAAGCTAGCAGAAGCAATAAGTGATGATTCAGACGCAGTCATTTGTGCCACAGGATTTAGCTATGGATGGGATTTGTTTGCTCCATGGAAGGTCACTTTGATTGTTTATCTGTGCAATTAGCATCTATTTCCTTCACTTTGTGGTGCAACTTTTATCTTTATGAAGTCCTTTAATTTTCGATTGAGGTAATTATGCAAAGGGGTTATTTGTTTAAGTTCAATCTTAACCAAATGTCGTGAGTTGGTAGATTTTGTTAGGAGTTAAATGCATAGTGGTGTGTAATCTTTATCCGAGAGCAGGTCAATAGCTAAAGAAGGTTGATTTTCATGACTTATTATTCTAGTTGTCTAATCTTTATCCGAGAAAGTAACATCTAGTGGAAAACTTTTACTGAATGAGGCCTCTCCTGATGATTAACAAGGTTCATAGACTGTGCCATCAGACACTGGTTCTGGTCAGGAAAGAATTTGATTAACAGCTTCTTCATTAGAAGAGTCACCGTTCTGGGGTTTTAAGTTATTATGCATGTGTTTTTTAATCGGTATGTATCATAAGATTTTCACTTTAGACATTTACAGGTAGTTAAACATAAAGTTTGCACAACCTTCTACTTGAGGCTGAGTTGATACCTGCAGAAGAAAACAGATTTGGTATACAATCTTATAGCAATGTTGCAGTTCATTGTACCTCCCTAGGATACATTTGTTTGCATTACTTTTACGTTAGCAATTGACTGATGCTTGAAATATGTCTGTGGAATCCGGGGTATTAGCCTCTGGCTAGTAATTGAAGGAACATGCCTTGCTCAAACATCTAGTGGAAAACGAGCTCACACTTTGCCTTTACTTCAATACAGATTTCTATTCTTATGCCACTAATATTTAATGGTTCTATATATGCACAACTCAGATATTTGATATTCCTAGAATTGCACATCtgcatttgttttttctctggTGTACTTTGTGCTATTTGATAATATGTTGATGTCTGAGAAAGGTTATTTCAATACAGGTTGATAATTTTGGCACAGTCAACCTTGTTGAAGCGTGCCGTAAACTTGGTGTGAACAGGTTTATTCTTGTCAGTTCCATCTTAGTCAACGGAGCAGCAATGGGGCAGATTCTCAATCCAGCTTACATATTCCTTAATGTTTTTGGACTGACCTTAATAGCAAAGCTTCAGGCAGAGCAATATATCAGGAAATCTGGTATaaactatacaataataaGGCCTGGGGGGTTGAAAAATGATCCTCCCACAGGAAACCTTGTGATGGAGCCAGAGGTAACACAATCTGTGATAATTTTTCCCCATTTAGTTTTGTTACTAAAAGCTGAATTGCTTTAACTTAATGTTCTTTCTGATCTCTCTTGGTAGGACACTCTTTCTGATGGCAGTATCTCCAGAGATCTGGTTGCAGAAGTAGCTATAGAGGCATTAGTAAATCCTGAAGCATCTTACAAGGTTGTGGAGATTGTTTCGCGTCCTGATGCCCCGAAGCGTTCATATGAGGATCTTTTTGGCTCCATCAAGCAACGGTGACCTTTGACTCACTGAGTTTGCTTCCAGATTATTATGTTGGCATATTAGTATCCCAAATTTTAGTAGCCTTCTCATGGAAGATATATATGTGCTTGCCTATAATGTTCCTTTTGCATTATCATTTCTTTTAGTTACTTTGGTATATATGAATCTGGCAACGGATTATTGTTCCATTCCATCGTCTTCCTTTCTTAACATAGATGAAAGAAGAATTGACATTAAATCTAACAATAATTGGCAAAAGTAGTAACATTATGGACCTGATTTCTTGAATCAAATTAGTTCATCATATTGAACGGCActtcaaaaagaaatgaacaagaaaataatggaatcaaataaacaaaattaaaagaaccAAGCCAGCAGAGAAGCCATGGCACCTAGTGCAGCAGGAACACCCAGAGCTGCTGCTGTGCTTTCCATTGGTGATGGCGCAGCAGCATCTTCAGCAGCAACCGTGGCCCCGAAAGAAGCGAAGCTCACAAGAACAATCATGTAGATGGTGAAAATCATGGCCAATTTGCAACCCTCCATTTTTTCTGATCACTAATTCTCAATTAGCAACTAGAAGTAACGAGGCAGTGCTAATGATCTGTAATAAGCAGAAGTGTAGAAGTGGGTTATGGTTTTGGTTTGATGAAAATGAGAATGCTTAATTGGGTTTTATAGGGAGGGTTTTATGGATTTAAGCCAATAAGAATCTGCCAGCTGCCACATTATGTTGCTTTAAccacaaacaaaatcatttGAGGGTGGTGTTGTGCCCTTTCATTTAAATCCTGTACCAGCCTGTCTTTCAAATTGCAAGATTAGCGGAATCACTCTTTCCAGACAATTGCTTCgaatatttgaataattttcAGTGCCATGCATGTGACATTTTGAGCTTTGTGCTGTACACACATTATTAGGGTCTTTTGGGCCGCAAATTAAAGCCCACATGCTAGCAAACGGGCCCATCcaaattaaaacccaatttataGTAAAGCAGATATATTTtcactaggggtgggcactcaaaccggcgaaccggaaatccaaaccgaaccgcaccgaaccaaaccgaaaaaaaaccgagttgaccaaaaagtcaaaaaccggtcaaaaaccgaaccggaccggtttggaccggttccggatccggtttcatgtcttcaaaaaccgaacctgtgaaactaaaaaaatatataatttcaatatatatttatatttaatgctatatttttaatttcactaaaaaaaacttaatatttatccaagttcaatgtcaaaatatctctcttttctcgctttaatatttattttttatatgaaattgaataatttgttaattttcaagtaaaaatattgtattataaaataatttaaaataataatttttataatccggttcaaaaccgaaccggaaccggaaccggatcgaaaccggttcaaaccgaaccggacagtttttgaaattttttttattaaaaccgaaccgaaccaaaccggatgaatagtaccggatcggttctaatttgaggcaaaaaccggtccaaaccgaaccgtgcccacccctaattttCACTTTGCACTTGAGTTTGAATCTCACTCTTCATCATTAAGCCGACATACTAGCAAATGGGCCCATCATTAAAACCCATATTGGACCTACCAATTTAAAGCTCATTtactatatttatttttatacaaaagataatttattttaatttaatttaaaggaaatataaagtaaaagagagagaatggtaaaatattcaaaataccaaaaaatgcctttggttaatgcaaattttaagaattgaaattattaataagaataatatggtaaattcacacttttttcattaaaaaaattaaaattaaaaaaaaaatcaaataataaatcctatttttatagaacacaagtaactattatttttttttaattttaaaaaaaaaaacctctcgcaagcgaaAGGACATGCGAAGAGGCTAGTTTAATTTAAAGGAAATTCAAACCTGAAAATACATCCGTTTTACTCAACTAGACTAATCAACTTGACCAATCACACGTATTTACAAAGCCATTTACTATCCACTAACATCCATTTGAGTGAGCTCAAActctctactttttttttacccaaaaaccaactctctactttctctctctagagaCTAATAAATGAGTCACTGTCAGCCGAAATATCGGCGAGTCATGCCGGCGGCGACAACAAAGCTCCGAGAAATAGAAGTGATGATAATCTCGGCGCAAGACCTGAAGAACGTGAAGCACGTGACGCAGGTAAGAGCGTACGCGGTGGTGTACGTGGAGAAGGAATACCACGCTGCAAGGACGGGCGTGGACGAGCAGGGCGGGACCAGCCCCACGTGGAACGAGGTCGTCAAGGTGAAGTTCCGGGAGGACCTGCTGGAGAACGACGTGCTAGCGGCGCTGAACGTGGACATCTACGCGCAAGGGCGCGTGAGGGAGAAGCCGGTGGGCAGCGCCAGGGTGCTGCTGTGCGACGTTTTGAAGGGCGGGGACGAGCGGGAGCCGGCGGATAATCCAGTGCAGTGCATGACGGTGCAAGTGTGGAGGCCGTCTGGTAGGCCCCACGGGCTGCTGAACCTGTGGGTCCCGCCGACAGGGAGGTTCTTGATGAGGAGGGAGTCTTTATCGTTTAGTGCGAGGGAAGCGGTGGACGGTGAagaggtggaggtggaagaGGAGCCTGTGGTGAAAGGTGGCGAGGAGGCATAGGTTTTGGTGTTGCGGTTGATGTGTCAGTAATGTGCATGCAGGACACGTAGAGCTATTCAGTTTCTCATGCATGCACTGCTAGtgctttgtttaattatgtttaattatgttttttttcttggtggggtttgtttaattatgttgaATTTTGACCATTttactccctttttttttcttattttatttatctgcctcatacaaaaaaatttattcagaagaataattttaattcaagGTAATTACAACGATATTAGTTCCTTTAAAGGTTGGATTTCACAACTTGCCTTGATTCTATCTTActacaaataaaattacaaagctAGGATACCAACAAGCGACTCTGTGGCCCAATGGATAAGGCGCTGGTCTACGGAACCAGAGATTCTGGGTTCGATCCCCAGCAGAGTCGTCTCTACTTgggtttttaaatatttttacttttatattGTAATGCCATTGTACTTACTGAAGTAATTTATTCTGAAGAATTATAACCATCAGTCAGGATGGCCGAGTGGTCTAAGGCGCCAGACTCAAGTTCTGGTCTTCGAAAGAGGGCGTGGGTTCAAATCCCACTTCTgacatcaattttttttttggagattCATTATGGggtcaaattataaaaatacctcatatgaaatggactttagaaacacacccaaaacttatttacaacataacaaaaaagcttttaactttttataaattacaaaattgccatcaatttcttaaaacaagcctaACTCCAAaatcttataaaaatacccaaaacacttcATAGGGCATCAacgtaatttaataattaatattaaattcaataaggccagctgtcattttttgagttttttttgggtttgtttatagaaattcaattgtgtagaatttatttataatattagtgctaaaaatgagtatatcactaaatatctcttcttcttttttctcaccTCATTTATTCAACATTTAATGCTATCATGTTTCCCtcaaatttgttacatttttATACCTTTAATTTCTTGTGCTACCAAACAAATTATGAGTAACAATATTGTCCAAATCTTCACGAGTAACAATATTGTCCCGAAATTCAGAAGACACATAGGTTAAACTGAAAAACTGATTGTGAATTAGCAATCTCGCTTCACACTTGATGATAATTTTCTTGTAATGTTAATAACTGTACAGAAGTACAAACATGAAGAAACTACAAACAGAGCCACTTTGTGGGATTaaattgattgaattttttttcttcctattaAATAGTAACCCTGAAGTGAACAACAGGACTCGGAAACCGTCACATGATTATGCTCGTTGTGAGTTCAAGATGACTGCTAGAATAATGTTGTGGAAATCGTCTCCTGCTGCCTATTATGTCTGTTCCTTGTTGGATGCCGCTTTTAGTTTCTCCAATTGTTTCCTTATATATGCCTGTTTTAACTTCTCACGACGAGCCCCTGCTTGCTCTTCCCTGCGCTGTTTGAGCTCAGATGCCTTCTCTCTCGCTACATTTGCTTCTTCGTGTACTTCCCTGAAGAAAAGGAACACGAGTGAAAATCATGAGATGACTGTTGCCAGGAGCATAGAGATTTCAATCAAGCAATCAGCATCCGTTGCAAGGACTATAAATGATTAGAATCAAGCAATAAGAAACATACTACATAAATGGAGAAACTCGTTAGTAAACAGACAAATAGTAAAATGGGAGAAAAAACCCTAAGCCAAATCATACTTTCATTTATTGATGAACCAGAGTCCTAGCTTTTGTCTCTAAAGCTTAGGTCTAAAGCTATATTATTTTATCCTTTAGCAGGATTTGTCTCAAACTCAGGTTTATTCAGCTCATTTCCTGCAGGACATCTTTCTATCTATGGCCTGGCACTCAAGACATTGTACAGGAATAAGAGAGGTGCAAAATATTCAGCTTAAGAAACTAATCAATATCAGTGAGATTCTAGTTCTACTACCCAACCCGCAGCCCAAATATGAGTCTCTGCTCAACCACTTCACCGTAGCCGTAGAGGCTTAGATGAGTAACAGCAGCAACAACCAAATTACAGTGGCTAAATGTTAAAGTCTCCAGATTATTATAGAAAGTGGCATCACTGAAGAATAACAATAGCAAAAATACACTGAAGTGATGAAATCCTTTAATTATTTGATTACTTCTGGTTAACTAAACTTTCATAGAGCATAGATCATTTATACCGgaataatttgaaattgttaCCTCACAAAACTCTTGTAAACATCATTGTCCATTGTTGCTGCTGCTCGCCCAAGCCCCAACGGTTTCATGCTAAACAGCATGGAAGCATCACTCTCACCATCTTGATTCTCCGAAGATACTACAGCAGGCAAATCATAATGCTGAGTTTGCTGCGGTTCATCCTGGTCAACTCTCTTGCAAAAAAAATCCACACAATACTTCTCCTTATCTTCCTCATCAGATAGCTCCCCCTTTACTAGCTTATCATACAATGCGGCCTTCCTCTCTAATGCTGCATAGCTAGCTGATCCGTCATTAACTGCTTTGAGCTCAAGCTTGTCTCTGAATataaaccaacaaaaacacaaaattgaTCTTAGCAGGAAGCCAAATTAAAGACTAGGGATACTATCCTTAAAGTTCTTCATATTGTAAGAAGCACAAGAAACTGTTGGCAGCGGACGATAAAATTCAAACCTTCCAAAACAGAGAGCTCAAAAATTTCATCTTATATCTAAGCAGCACCCAAAAGACTCATAATTTATACTCAGACAACAGTAAGAACCCTAGATACCAAAATGAACCCTAACCCAGAATTACACCAATACTAGCAAATTACGCATAATTAAGGAAATGGAAATTaaacccagaaacaaaaattgcgtaaaaagaaagaaaaatacgtACTTGTGGGCCCGGGCATCGACGCCGGAGTTCTTGGCGGACAAGGGATCGTGTGACGTGATCTTCTTCTTGGCGCGGTGGAACTCGACTTCTGAGCCGGCGAGTTCCTTGGACTTCTTGGAGTCTTCTTGCGACTTATAGAGTTGGGCCTTGAGCTCCATTATCGAGGAGGCTCCGACGCCGGCGATGGCGCGGTGCTTCTTGGGCATAATTGAAGATTCCGTTAGCCATCCCAAGGATTCCACCACCACACTTCTCTTCTTCGTCTCCTCCTCCGCCATTTCTGCAATTTCAGGATTGAGATCGTTGGCAGTGACGtagctttcttcttcttctgtttgaatttgattgattGGAATATCTGAATTCGTTTCGGTTTGCGAGGGCGGGTGGTGGTGGATTCGTAATGGACTCCACCGCCACATAATGTGGGCCGGCCCATTTGGGTTCATAGTTGTTtattgtttcttcctttttagtTTGCCGGTTTTATCATTTTAGTCATcgtggttttaattttgtcaatttttttcttataatttcaATTGGAGCAATTTAAGAACACGTTTCAATTTCTGTTAAATTCCTCCAAATTCTGTTAAGTTTTGACCAAGTGACCTTCATGTGGAGAGGTATTTCAATGCGTTCGAGGCATCTATCTAACCGTAAAACACAAGATGCTACTATTCCCATTCACTTCACgtccaaaatttgaagaagtttCTTGGCAAATCCCAATGCAATTTCAAAACAGCCCTCTCTCCCTAACTAGGAGGATTAGAATTTTCGTGGTGGGTGGTGGACCGCTCTGTCTATCTTACCTTAGTGAGCAAGTTCCATCTTTCCAAAAAGTAGTCTAGCCTAGTACTGCTTTTAGAAAGGAAGTCATCTGATTCCTCCTCCCAGTCAAGAGTAAAACGGTATAAAACCAATTTGATTAATAAACTCTTAACAACAAAATCCCAAGTattctaaaaacaaataatgttACAATAGCTATTCTCACACTCTCCTTCATTCTGTCCATTTGCACTCATCCCcctgtttttatattttgatttttcttttgcttactCAATTACCAAAGTACAAAAGTAAAGGGAAAAGGAGTGCGAATGGATACAATAAGAACGTGAAAATCACTACCCTTTTTTTATACCTCGTCACGTAATCTTCACATTAGGAGGAACATTTATAATCTTATTACTGCGAAGTAGGGAATCATGACATTCGTTGCTCTATATTCGTTGCAAGACACAGGGAATAACTGCCATGACAAGTTTgttcgtttttttcttttggtttttttttttcttctgctaGAATTACCATGACAAGTTATTTACTGTGTGTGAGATGGACTGAAAGGCTAAGAATCTCTCACACCTCTgtcctcttctcttttctaCATATAGTGGCTTCCTGGGCTTAATGAAATTTCTTCTCACATAGCTAGCAGTTGGTGGTCTGAGTGCTTACATTTCAAATTCAGTGTGAGACTCGTTCTCTCATTTGCATtagcttcttttctttttttcttttagattTTACTTTCACTTTAGTTCTTCACAGctattaatttcaattatttttctcaGATACACAAGTTGCCATCAATTAGTCAACATGGTTAAGACAGTTGAGTTGTGTGGATTTTGCTCTGTTCAGTCCCCGGAAGCAGTGACAGAGTTTGTGGAGAAACATACTGGAAGAGGCACTGTTTATGCTGTGAAGGTCTTCCACAAAGATGGAAAAACAAGAGCATCTGCCATCGTTCAATTCACACATGCAGAGTTTGCTGAAATGATACTGACATTAGCCGGAGATCATCTTCGAAGAAACGTGCCGTATGGGAAATCAAATGTTAAAGCTGCAGAAATGAAGTTCGACATGGTACCTGACTCAGAAACCTTTCAACCTAGCATGGAACTTGTAAAGCTGCACTTTGGATGCCAGATTTCTAAGGAACGGTTTTCTGTGCTTTTGACACTATCCGATGTTTCGGTGAAATTTGGGATGATACTTAAACATTTctacttctttttctcttatgATTATGTTGAATATAAGCTAGAAATCTCCTATGACAATGTTAGCCAGATTGAGCTACATAGTCCATGTGATCAACTTGCAAAGTTTCTTCTCATTAAGGTTTGGTTCCCCTGTTCTCGTATATATTAATCTGCCATGCATCCTTTCTATACTTGGTTTGAATGCTGCTGAAACAGGCTTTGATCTTCCTTAAACATAAAACAATTACTATATTATGTGTGGCTCTTTTTGTTTACTGGGCGGGGGGGCCGGGGGGGGCGGGGGGTGGGGTGTGGTGTGTTTGGGGAGATTGTTAACATTTTTCAATTACTATATTTTGTGTGGCTCTTTGGGGGGGGAAGATTGGTtacatttttctcttctttcattCTTCTCCTGCTAGTTACGCGTGCCCTCGGATTTANNNNNNNNNNNNNNNNNNNNNNNNNNNNNNNNNNNNNNNNNNNNNNNNNNNNNNNNNNNNNNNNNNNNNNNNNNNNNNNNNNNNNNNNNNNNNNNNNNNNNNNNNNNNNNNNNNNNNNNNNNNNNNNNNNNNNNNNNNNNNNNNNNNNNNNNNNNNNNNNNNNNNNNNNNNNNNNNNNNNNNNNNNNNNNNNNNNNNNNNNNNNNNNNNNNNNNNNNNNNNNNNNNNNNNNNNNNNNNNNNNNNNNNNNNNNNNNNNNNNNNNNNNNNNNNNNNNNNNNNNNNNNNNNNNNNNNNNNNNNNNNNNNNNNNNNNNNNNNNNNNNNNNNNNNNNNNNNNNNNNNNNNNNNNNNNNNNNNNNNNNNNNNNNNNNNNNNNNNNNNNNNNNNNNNNNNNNNNNNNNNNNNNNNNNNNNNNNNNNNNNNNNNNNNNNNNNNNNNNNNNNNNNNNNNNNNNNNNNNNNNNNNNNNNNNNNNNNNNNNNNNNNNNNNNNNNNNNNNNNNNNNNNNNNNNNNNNNNNNNNNNNNNNNNNNNNNNNNNNNNNNNNNNNNNNNNNNNNNNNNNNNNNNNNNNNNNNNNNNNNNNNNNNNNNNNNNNNNNNNNNNNNNNNNNNNNNNNNNNNNNNNNNNNNNNNNNNNNNNNNNNNNNNNNNNNNNNNNNNNNNNNNNNNNNNNNNNNNNNNNNNNNNNNNNNNNNNNNNNNNNNNNNNNNNNNNNNNNNNNNNNNNNNNNNNNNNNNNNNNNNNNNNNNNNNNNNNNNNNNNNNNNNNNNNNNNNNNNNNNNNNNNNNNNNNNNNNNNNNNNNNNNNNNNNNNNNNNNNNNNNNNNNNNNNNNNNNNNNNNNNNNNNNNNNNNNNNNNNNNNNNNNNNNNNNNNNNNNNNNNNNNNNNNNNNNNNNNNNNNNNNNNNNNNNNNNNNNNNNNNNNN belongs to Prunus persica cultivar Lovell chromosome G4, Prunus_persica_NCBIv2, whole genome shotgun sequence and includes:
- the LOC18779415 gene encoding uncharacterized protein At2g34460, chloroplastic — translated: MAAPLPLIFRNPPLRLCTHHLLYPPLSIAKTSTNPYSLISYSPTNTRSFPILNSTQMEGDEITEEITETTQTNVVGKKKVFVAGATGNTGKRIVEQLLAKGFAVKAGVRNVEKAKASLPQDNPALQIVKADVTEGSAKLAEAISDDSDAVICATGFSYGWDLFAPWKVDNFGTVNLVEACRKLGVNRFILVSSILVNGAAMGQILNPAYIFLNVFGLTLIAKLQAEQYIRKSGINYTIIRPGGLKNDPPTGNLVMEPEDTLSDGSISRDLVAEVAIEALVNPEASYKVVEIVSRPDAPKRSYEDLFGSIKQR
- the LOC18778445 gene encoding uncharacterized protein LOC18778445, with protein sequence MPAATTKLREIEVMIISAQDLKNVKHVTQVRAYAVVYVEKEYHAARTGVDEQGGTSPTWNEVVKVKFREDLLENDVLAALNVDIYAQGRVREKPVGSARVLLCDVLKGGDEREPADNPVQCMTVQVWRPSGRPHGLLNLWVPPTGRFLMRRESLSFSAREAVDGEEVEVEEEPVVKGGEEA
- the LOC18780005 gene encoding uncharacterized protein At4g18257, with translation MNPNGPAHIMWRWSPLRIHHHPPSQTETNSDIPINQIQTEEEESYVTANDLNPEIAEMAEEETKKRSVVVESLGWLTESSIMPKKHRAIAGVGASSIMELKAQLYKSQEDSKKSKELAGSEVEFHRAKKKITSHDPLSAKNSGVDARAHKDKLELKAVNDGSASYAALERKAALYDKLVKGELSDEEDKEKYCVDFFCKRVDQDEPQQTQHYDLPAVVSSENQDGESDASMLFSMKPLGLGRAAATMDNDVYKSFVREVHEEANVAREKASELKQRREEQAGARREKLKQAYIRKQLEKLKAASNKEQT